The DNA segment taaaataaacatatatcgATACAAACAACAGAACAGAGAGTCCAAAAGTACACCCGTACATATATGGTCAGTTGGTGCCAAagtaattcaatggagaaagaataatttttttcaagaagtGGTGTTGAAACAATTCAATAATTGTgtggaaaacaggaaaagaaaagaaagaagcaagctCTTACTCAATACCATGTGCAAAAGTTAACTCTAAATGGATTATAGACCCAAATGTAAGAGCTCAAGCTATAAGGCTtctagaaaaaaattgaagaaaatcaCAGTGGCCTTGAGtttgggaaagatttttttttttttttaaattatcgaagggcttccctggtagctcagtggtaaagtgaaggagacgtaggtttgacccctgataggggaggatcccatgtgctgtgaaGCAGCTGCGCGTCTGGGCCACAACCTCTAAGGCTGTGCCTAGAGCCCAGGACCCGCAGCTACTGACCCCACGCGCCGCAGCAACCGCTGAAGCCCTGGAGTCCCAGAGCCCGCGCCCCACAGCCagaaaaaccaccacagtgaggagcTGGCGCAgcactagagagaagcccccgctTGCCGCAGCGAGAGAAAAGCCTGcggagcaatgaagacccagcacggtcaaagtaaataaataaaaaatttaaaactctttaaaattatTGAAGTGTAACAACATAACATTAGTCTCAGGCGTACagcatatttgatatttttagagATTTTACACTATACAGAGTCATTATAAAATAGTAACTATAGTCTGTGCTATGTATTACATCCTTGTGCCTTATTTATAAGTAGCAGCTTGTatttcttaatccccttcacctattttgcccctcctcccactccctcccctctagtaaccactagtttgttctctgtatctattgccaacatccgctggatcatggaaaaagcaagagagttccagaaaaacatctatttctgctttattgactatgccaaagcttttgactgtgtggatcacaataaactgcggaaaattcttcaagagatgggaataccagaccacctgacctgcctcttgagaaatttgtatgcaggtcaggaagcaacagttagaactggacatgggacaacagactggttccaaataggaaaaggagttcgtcaaggctgtatattgtcaccctgtttatttaacttatatgcagagtacatcatgagaaatgctggactggaagaaacacaagctggaatcaagattgccaggagaaatatcaataacctcagatatgcagatgacaccacccttatggcagaaagtgaagaggaactaaaaagcctcttgatgaaagtgaaagtggagagtgaaaaagttggcttaaagttcaacattcagaaaacgaagatcatggcatccggtcccatcacttcatgggaaatagatggggaaacagtggaaacagtggctgactttatttttctgggctccaaaatcactgcagatggtgactgcagccatgaaattaaaagatgcttactccttggaaggaaagttatggccaactttgatagcatattcaaaagcagagacattactttgccaacaaaggtccgtctagtcaaggctatggtttttcctgtggtcatgtatggatgtgagagttggactgtgaagaaggctgagtgccgaagaattgatgcttttgaactgtggtgttggagaagactcttgagagtcccttggactgcaaggagatccaaccagtccattctgaaggagatcagccctgggatttctttggaaggaatgatgctgaggctgaaactccagtactttgaccacctcatgcgaagagttgactcattggaaaagactctgatgctgggagggattgagggcaggaggagaaggggacgacagaggatgcgatggctggatggcatcactgactcaatggacgtcagtctgagtgaactccgggagttggtgatggacggggaggcctggcgtgctgtgattcacggggtcgcaaagggtcggatacgactgagcgactgatctgatctgatctgatctgatctaatttgTTCATTTGTCCCATTTCTTAGATTCTACACGTAAGTGAGAACATACGGTATTTGCCTttgtctgacctacttcactaaGCGTCATAccctctatgtccatccatgttgttgcaaatagtaAGATCTCATTCCTtgtgatggctgagtaatattccattatatatcacatcttctttatccattcatctgtagatgggcTAAGATTTTTTAAACATGATACAAAAGACATGtagtacaaaagaaaaaattggacttaagcaaaattaaaatatctttattctgctcaactggtaaagagtcaactgcaatgcaggaaacttgggttcgatccctgggttgggaagatcccttggagaagggaacgcctacctactccagtattctggcctggagaattccatgggctgtatagtccgtggggtcgcagagttggacacgactgagcaagtttcactttcactattctgcaaataatactgttttaaaaatgaaaaagcaagatacagactgagagagaatatttgcaaaacataaacTCAACAAAGGACTTGTATTTAGAATATAGAAAGCCACATATAGTTCAAAAAGAtcaccaaattttttaaaaaggcaaatatttgAATAGATACTTCACTAAATAAGATACACGGAtaacaaataagcacatgaaaagattctcagaaAACCTCTGGCAAGAAGTCTACAGAGAAATAGAAAGTGCAAATAATGTAATGAATGAAAAGGGACACATAACTATACTTACAGCAGATActaaaaagataagaaagtcaTCATCAACTTAATGCCAAGAGATTTTAAAACTTAGgtagaataaattcctagaaaaaccACAACTTTTCAAAATCAACTCAGGAGAAGTCAAAATAGCCCTATAAATACTAATACAATTTTGATACCTAAATTAGACAAGGCCCCCCAAAAGGAAAACTACAGCCACTTAATTTACAAATGTAGTTGCAAAACCTCCTCCTAAAATgtcaaaaaatcaaatttaacagTGTAACGCACTGTGATGCAGCTAGGTGAATCCCAAGAATGCAGGATAGTTTAGTATTAGGAAATCTATGTCATACTCTGCACTTatagataaaggagaaaaatcatatgatctcCATAGataccagaaaaaaatttaataaaaatcaacagccagggaattccctggggctCTAGTGGTTATGGACTCGGTGGTTTCACTGCTGGGACTGGGTTGAATCCctaattggggaactaagagtcaTGAGccccacagtgtggccaaaaaaaaaaaaaaaatcaacacccATTTATCACAAACACCTTAAACTAGAACTAGAAAGGAGCTTTCTTAACTTGATAATAGATAtgtacaacaacaacagaaaatccCAAAATGGAATATGACCTGAGAACAAAAACTATACAAATATACTCTATATTTAATCACATTATTGGTGGTAGAGTTAGTATCGTTACCGCGAGTGTTTTGTCTACAGGATGAGACAGACCAAATGAACAACTGATTGAGAACTGAGAATttttttgtagtaaaatatacataatataaaatttaccattttaactactTTTAAGTGTACCATTCAGtgacactaagtacattcacGTTATTGTACCACCGtgaccaccatccatctccagaatgtTCATCGCCAACATAAACTCTACATCCATTAAATACTAACACCACATTGCTCCCCGCCCCACTGACCAACCACTGAGAACCATTATTCTACTTCCTGCCCCTATGAATGTGACTATTCTGGGTACCTCAAATACgtggaattgtgcagtatttgtcctttggtGTCTGCcttagggacttccctatagctcagtcggtaaagaatctgcctgcaatgcaggagacccaggttccattcctgggtcaggaagatcccctggagaaggaaatggcaatccactccagtattcttgcctggagaatcccatggacagaagagcctggtgggctacagtccatggggttacaaagagtcagatatgatgaagtgattaacacacacactatGTCACTTAGCCTAATGTCTTCAATGTTCATCCATATTgcagcatatgtcagaatttcactcccttttaaggctgaatgagatacacacacacacacacacacacacacacacacacatataccatgttttgttcatttgtgtATCTGTCCATTCACAATTGGGTTGCTTCtgccttttggctattgtaaataatgctgctatgagcactGGTTTACAAATACCTGATTGAGTTCCTCCTTTTAGTTGTTTTGTGTTATACccagaggtggaattgctggatcatatagtaattctgtttaatttcttgataaatactgttttctattttccacagcacctgtaccattttacactctTATCAATGATGTACAAAGaatccaatttctccacattctcagcCAcacttgtagttttgtttttctgctaaCAGCCATCCTaatgagccatgaaattaaaagatgcttactccttggaaggaaagttatggccaacttagacagcatattcaaaagcagagacattactttgccaacaaaggtccatctagtcaaggctatggtttttccagtggtcatgtatggatatgagagttggactatgaagaaagctgagcgccgaagaattgatgcttttgaactgtggtgttggagaagactcttgagagtcccttggactgcaaggagatccaaccagtccattgtaaaggagatcagtcctgggtgttcattggaaggactgatgctgaagctgaaactccaatactttggccacctgatgcgaagggttgactcactggaaaagactttcatgctgggagggattggggtcaggaggagaagggaacaacagaggatgataagatggctggatggcatcatcgactcgatggacaggagtctgagtgaactccaggagttggtgatggacagggaggcctggcatgctgcgattcatggggtcgcaaagagtcggacacgactgagtgactgaactgaactgaactgagtgagtatgaagtggtatttcattgtaacTTTcagttgcatttccctgatagctattaggttgagcatcttctcatgtgcttattagtcactttttatcttctttgaagaaatgtctattcaagttcattgtccattttttaaattgggttgtttggggctttcctggtagctcagtggtaaaggaatctgcctgctactgcaggagacactggttcaattcctgatccgggaggatcccacatgccttggagcaactaggCGCGTGTGCCACAattcttgagcctgtgctctgcaaaaagaggagccaccacaatgcgaatcccgtgcaccacaactggagagtagccccgctctctgaaactggagaaaagccactgtagcaacgaagacccggcacagcccaaaataaataaaattataaaaaaataataaattgggttgtttgcttttttggttattgagttttaagagttatttatatattgtgGCCAATGATGGAACAATTTGAACTTCAGTAATAATTGTAATGGAATAAAGCACCTcacgcgtgctcagttgtgtctgactctttgcctgtcctatggaccataacctgccaggtttctctgtccgtgaaattttccaggcaagaataccggagtgggctgccatttcctcctccaggagatcttcccgacccagggatcgaacttgcatttcctacattggcaggcagattctttaccactgcaacacGTGGAATCCCTAAAACACATGAAAAACGTTTAAATCCATGCATTcgttaagatattttttaaatgcttattaatTAACTTTGGAGGATGTTAAAGAACCAAggcattattttgaaaactgataaacagaaATTCTATACCCTAATAATCACAtttagatatatacccaagaaaaaTTCTGGATATATGTAACAGGAGACATTCACAGGAATGTTCTGAacaacattgtttataatagcaataaACTGGAAACCCAAATGGCCACCCTCaggaggaataaatgaaaaactgtgATATGTTTGTAGAATAGTACACAGTAGTAAAAAATTGAATGAACTAGGAAACAGATGAATATTAGTAATGTGTTGAGtgaaaaatgtaaataacaaAGGACAACAAATAATACCATCTCTCTTACAGTTCAAAACTaagcaaaaacaaacatcatgtatatataattttttttctttaaattttatttagaaaaatcaaaGGAACAACAAATACAGAATTGTGGATGATGGCACCCTAGACACTGGGATAAGGAGAAGATGAACAGGTGAGGAGCAGGTGGGTAGATATAAGTTCTGAAGCTTTTCCATCCAGCCTCTTGAGTTTTGCAGTGGGTGCAGTGGAACTCGTATTAATCTGAAAGGTATAcatatctaaattttaaaaggagGACCATGCTAGCCTCAATGATGATTGTGTCATTAATCGAAGATTATAATTAATCCACTCTTTCTTCCTGACGACTGCCTCCTCAGAAAGAGTAAGGTGCCTTTTCTAATCCGGGGCAGCCACATGAAACCGAAATGAGTGGGAGGGGTGGttaactgttttcacttttctcttcctgttttttttgAGCCTGGGAAAGCAAGTCAGAATTTCCAATCTTTTCCAATTCCCACACGATTCCCTAATTTAGAACgaacttagagaaaataaaaagccttcCTGCATCTGGGGAAGACTGCCGCCAGCCTTGGAGCATCCTCACTGTGGGATGAAAAATCCTCCCGGGGGCGGTGTGTGCTCCAGCCCGACCCCCAACCCGCTCGTACGTGCTTGTATGGGGTTAAACCTTGGGGGACGATACCCTCGGCGAGGAGTCACAGAGACGGTTAATTAGTGGAAATGCTTTGAGAAACTCTTGGACCCCAGCAGGAAGCCCTGGGAGGAGGGGCGGGTAAGGGAGTTCAAACGGAACAGAGGTGTCAGGCTGCAGAGACGAGCTCCAGAGATTTACCCCTGGGTGACTACCCCTGTCCACCCACTGCCCCCGAGGGTCGGCAGTGTGGATGATCTTAAACCGACGAGCCTGCGGGTACTGCGCGAGCGGACGCGGCGCGGAGCCTCTGATCACGCTAACGTGCAGCAGGCTCCGCGAAGGCCACGATCCGAGTACTGCCAGGTGGGGAGGTCCAGGCCGCTTCTCTTTTTCCTCGTTGCATCCAGACTGGGGTGGACTGGAAATTAAAAAGTGCTTATGCGGCAATAAGCATCAAGAAGCACTTTTATTGACTAGGAAACCGTGAAGAGTTGAGCCACCTGGCCTTTGCGGGCGAAGCAGGCCGGAGCCTTTCCCTGCGCGGGGCGGGCGGTCAAAGCCCGGCAGCCCTAGCTTGGCTCCAGACCGGCTCGGGGTGACATCACCAAACTCCTCCGATCGGCGGGAGGAGGCCCCCGAAATCCCCTAAAAACATAGTGAGTAATCGCAGGCCCCGCCCTCCAGGCGGGGCCCAGACTCGGGAGCGAGCCGAGCTGCCCCGCCAGCCCCCGGAGCGGCCTCCCGGCGAGCTGCCTGTCGGTGCCCGGCGTGGCGCGCACTAGCTCCGGGTCGCCGGCAGCGGCGGCGCAAGCAGGCTGTCCACCCTGCACGCGGCCTGTCTGTCCTCCGCGCGGCGCGCGTTCGCCCCTGAATCTCTCCCAGTGGCGGCGGCACCCGCGGCGCAGACGAGGGCGACGGAGACGCATTGCGCAGGCGCGGTCGGATTCCCGGCAGTGACGCGGCGGCGGGCGCGCGCGGCGCATTTCCGCCTCTGGCGAATGGCTCGAGAGTAGCGCGCGCCGCGGGCCCAGCTGCgaccccggccccgcccccgggacCCCGGCCATGGACGGTGAGGGCGCCCCCTGACCCCGCGGGATGGCGGCGCTGGGGCCGCGGGGACCGCGGCGGGAGGCCCCTCTCCCCCTTCTGACCCTTCGTACGCCGATGGGCGCTGCGCAGGGAGCGGCCGGCCGGATGgtggcgcggggcggggcgggcatcGGGGGGtctgactcagtttccccctGGGTGTGGGTTGTTGGAGGGAGCGTTGACTCAGTTTCCCCCCGGGACCCGGGGTGGGGGGGCTTGGGCAGTTCCAACTTAGTTTCCTTGTTAGAGGAGAATGTAtctgactcagtttcctctaGGGATAGTGGGGGTGCCCTCCCTTAGTGTAACTTAAAACAGAAAAGGCCGTGACTCAGTTTCCCCTGGTGGAGGGAGGCGGCCATCCCTGGTTTCCCTCAGGAAAAGGGTGCTTCTGGCTCCATTACCCACGCCCCTAGTTTCCCTGAAGGTTCCAGGTAGCAGGCCCTGACTGTCCCAGAGAAGGAGCCTGGCTCCCTCTCACCTCAGGGAAGCGGGCCTTCCCTGATGAGGACAGGATGTGGGCTCCTGCTGACCCTTGTCTCCCTCTCCTTTCAGACCTCTTCCCCCTCATCTTCCCTGCAGGTAAGTGGACCATCCTTTCTCAGTGGGTCGGGAGGAGCTCCCCAGGGTCAGGAGCGATGGGGTCAGCCGGCTGATGGGCCTGGCCCGCATGTCCCCTGCAGAGCCGGCGCAGGCCTCTGGCCCCTATGTGGAGATCATCGAGCAGCCCAAGCAGCGGGGCATGCGCTTCCGCTACAAGTGTGAGGGCCGCTCAGCTGGCAGCATCCCTGGAGAGAGGAGCACGGACACCACCAAGACCCACCCCACTATCAAGGTCAGCAGAGCCCCAGGGCGGGGGACCCAGAGTCAATAAGGCTGGGACTTGCtttcagcccccaccccacccccccatcctGAAATCTGTGTCTGGGAGTTGGGTCTGGAATTCCAGCCCTCTAGGGTGCTCTCTGTACTTTGGACAGATCAATGGCTACACGGGGCCAGGGACAGTCCGCATCTCCCTGGTCACCAAGGACCCCCCTCACCGGCCTCACCCCCACGAGCTAGTGGGGAAAGACTGCCGGGATGGCTTCTATGAGGCTGAGCTCTGCCCGGACCGCTGCATCCACAGGTGAGCTTCTTAGGGGTGGCAGGGGGTGGTGGAAGGTGGTGATGAGATGGGAATCGGAAAAGCAGGCAGTTATATTGCTGTTACAATGTTAATCGTTTCTGGACAGAGGGCAGAATTCCTCACTGCTTGCTCCCTCTCCAGCTTTGAAAGCTGattcttttgttttgaaattgtGTGTCTCCTCTCTCTAGTGGATAGGAGGAGCTCCATGTGAGCTCTGTGGCAAAGGTGTGGGTCCCTAATCACCTCTGAACCCCTGACTCCTGTGGCTGGAGTGTCACATCTCTTCTAGTCAGAATGAAAGCCATTGAACCAACGGTCTTCCCTGAAGCTTATGTACTGGTTGACAGAGGCAGACCGtaaataaatgtacaaataaCTGAACAAGATACTGTTAGAAAGTCATCATTTCAGTGATGAAAATGAAGCAGTAACAGATTGGAAGAATAGCCTGAGGTGGGGGAGGTGAAGGAGCTGGTCCCATTCCTTTGCAGTGGGAGGTCAGAAAGGCTTCTTGAAAgtaagacctaaatgtgagaaaGTAGAGAAGCACAGAAGGGACATGCCCAGCAGAATGAACAGGTGCAAAAGGCTTTGAAATACGAACGAGTATCATGTCTTTGGAGGGGGTAAAAGAAAGCCCTGGGGCAGAGGGTACGGAGCTGGCAGGGACTGTGGCTGGGGCCAGGTGGCAGGGCACAGGGCCTTGTCAGCCAAAGTAAGGAGTGGCTTTCACCGTGGCACAGTTGGGTGGGGTGGCATTCAAGGGGGTTAAGAATGGAATGATCACCTGGTGAGTGGGTGGGGGATAAGGGGCAGAATGGGCAAGGCAGGAGGGCCCAGGCTCTGCTGGAGACAGTGGAGCTTATGCCTGGGGGGCCTCAGCTTTCAGAACCTGGGGATCCAGTGTGTAAAGAAGCGGGACCTGGAGCAGGCCATCAGCCAGCGCATCCAGACCAACAACAACCCCTTCCAAGGTGAGGGCGGCGACGGCGGAGGCCTGGGCCTGCCTGGAGCACCTCCAGCTGCTGTACGCTTCTGAGGCCACCTTCCCCTCACGTGTCCCTCACCGGCCAAGACGCGGTGCCCGTTCAGTACATACACCCGTTCAGTACATTTTACcattggagaaacagacagagagcgGGGACGTAGGGGACAGGACATCCAGGGTCACAGGTGGAGTCAGTGATGGGTGTAGAACCTTCCCACCGCCCTCCTCTAGGACTCCTGCTATTTCACACACCTTCCAACAGCCCTCCCAGCCCAGAGCTACCCGCACACCCCGCTCCACCCCAGCTCCATCCCTGGCCCCGGCCCCGGCTCTCCTGACCATCGATTTTTCTGACAGTTCCCATAGAAGAGCAGCGCGGGGACTACGACCTGAATGCCGTCCGGCTCTGCTTCCAGGTGACAGTGCGGGACCCGGCAGGCAGGCCCCTCCGCCTGGCGCCTGTCCTCTCTCACCCCATCTTTGACAACCGTGAGTGGTCAGGGAGCCGCaggagggggagaggggtgggcctgtgaggaggaagggagaggtggggaggcgTGACCTCCAAGAGTCGCTCTGACTTCATCCAGTCATCCAGCACATCAGTTATCCCCTCTGTGCCCAGCGCTGTGCTGCCCAAAAAGACGAGGCAAAGGAGACGCAGAGCTGCCCTTGAGGTGCAGCGTCCAGGCTGGCAGGGAGTCAGATGGGAGACAGGCATTTCCAGCCCATGACGAGAGGTTGGTGTGCCCAGAACTGTACTGATGACTCCAGGAAATGAACTTCCAGGAACGAGATAATGTTAGAAACTAAGAAGTCAATGAGGAAAGCTCACAGGAAGTTTACAGATGGATTGGGCTGACATTGGTCAACTGCAGTTTTAAAGTAGCCAGTAGGATACGTGAAAATAAAAAGGCTTTGGAGCCCCAAGGCCGGAAAACCAGGATGAACCagtgtgggggggggtggggggctcaggaGGGAAGGATTCATTGCCAAGGCGGGTATGAATGGGTCTTGAATACTGCTTGGGTCAGGTGGAGAAACAGCAGTTGTGATCGCTTTGGTTCTCATAGGACTGTATGCTTTGTGAGGGCAGAGATGTTTACCTTTTGTGTGTGGTTATGTTCTTCAGGCCTAGAGCAGAGCTGGGCACGGAATAGGTACCGGTAGATAAAGAGTTGCTGAATTGGTTGGTGTGAGGCGCCAATGGGAATGGTTGAACCTTGGCTGCAGAGGTGTAGTCAGCAAACTCTGGACAACCTTGACCCTAGGCTGGGCAGGagccttcttttcctgcaggtcAGCCCGGGAGACCGCTGGTGATTTAGAGATTCCTTCCTTATTCCCACACCCTCAGGCGCCCCCAACACCGCCGAGCTCAAGATCTGCCGGGTGAATCGgaactctgggagctgcctcGGCGGGGATGAGATCTTCCTGCTGTGTGACAAGGTGCAGAAAGGTACACAGCCAGAACGAGGGCTGGACCCAGGAGCAGGAGGCGAGGGGCAAGGCTAAGCAGACACACTAAGTATTAGGGAGCTGGTTTAAGCACTGTCCCCAACTCCTTGGGGACAGCAGGGCCATGCATCTCTAGAGGCACGTATCAGCAACTGCAGGGGGCGGTGGGCTGGGGGAGCTGAGCACCCATGCGGCCGCCCTGTCTCCTGCAGAGGACATCGAGGTGTATTTCACGGGACCAGGCTGGGAGGCCCGAGGCTCTTTTTCACAAGCTGACGTGCACCGGCAAGTGGCCATCGTGTTCCGGACGCCGCCCTACGCGGACCCCGGCCTGCAGGCCCCTGTGCGCGTCTCCATGCAGCTGCGGCGGCCTTCCGATCGGGAGCTCAGTGAGCCCATGGAATTCCAGTACTTGCCAGACACAGGTACCCAGCTGGGCAGGGCAGCAGTAGGGCTGTGGGTTCCAGCCAGTGGGAGTGAGGCTGGGCTGGATGCCACAGCTGTAGGTGAAGGTCAGAAGCTGGGGTTGGGCAGAGATTTCCATAATAATCAGAGTCTTCTCACCTCATTTAATAGTGATGCCCAAGACTTACTGAGCTCTTGTGACGTGTGGCCCTATTCCAGGCATATCAGTGAATTACCTGATTTTATTCTCTCATGAACCTTTTGAGGTGGGAGATAGCAtctaacttgcctgaggtcacatagctagtgagTTATAGACCCAGACCTCATTTGAACCCAGGCCGTCTGGCTCCAGGGACCTGTTGCCGCACTGTATCTGTACTTATCACCACCACACAGCCATGGTGTGGTCAGGGCTTTCGGGCATCTGCTCAAATAGGAACAGCCAAAATGATCCTTTATCTGAAGCCTGTCATCCAGCCTGAAAGTGTGTCCTGCCCTGGGACCTGTCTAACAGTCTGGAAAACAAGGCCTGAAACGGCCATCAGTTCATTCCACCAGATGAGGACTGAGTGTCCACTTGGCACCAGGCTCTGCGCCAGGTATTCTCAATCCAAAGATGGATAAGACACGTTCCCTGCCCTTTGGGAGCTCGGTCACATGAGGAAGAGACACATGCAAAGCAGAGCCTACATCACAGAATGACGAAGCAGCGAGGTGTGTGCAGAATACTGTGGGAACTGGAACTGGCTGCATGGAGGAGGTAGCATTTAGGTTGGAGAAAGACCCAGAAACACATTCTCTAGGCGGGTGGAGTGGAAGGGCAGGGAGCGGGCACAGCACGTTTGGGGACAGCTTTGTGGCAGGAGTTCACATCGTCGGGCAGTGAGCAGGCCCCGGCAGAAGGACCTTGAAGGCTGGACTCGTGTTCATCTGGGGTCACATCCTAAGGCCTTGGGAGCCACCAAAGGTTTCTGAACAGAGAAGTGATGTGAGCAGGTCTGGAAGCAGCCGGCAGAGGATCTGAGACGGGGGACACAAGGTGGGGAGGTTTTGGAAGATGTTCCAGTCGTTCCGGGAGAGAGGGTGCTGTATGAACCTCACAGATGGAACGCACGAGACCGTCTCACCCACCGCTGGCCTCCTCCGAGACCCTGAGCCCTACAGGCCCTGTGTGTCCTCCTGGGGACCTGTGCTCTAGCTGCTGCCTGTG comes from the Bos mutus isolate GX-2022 chromosome 22, NWIPB_WYAK_1.1, whole genome shotgun sequence genome and includes:
- the RELA gene encoding transcription factor p65, producing MDDLFPLIFPAEPAQASGPYVEIIEQPKQRGMRFRYKCEGRSAGSIPGERSTDTTKTHPTIKINGYTGPGTVRISLVTKDPPHRPHPHELVGKDCRDGFYEAELCPDRCIHSFQNLGIQCVKKRDLEQAISQRIQTNNNPFQVPIEEQRGDYDLNAVRLCFQVTVRDPAGRPLRLAPVLSHPIFDNRAPNTAELKICRVNRNSGSCLGGDEIFLLCDKVQKEDIEVYFTGPGWEARGSFSQADVHRQVAIVFRTPPYADPGLQAPVRVSMQLRRPSDRELSEPMEFQYLPDTDDRHRIEEKRKRTYETFKSIMKKSPFNGPTDPRPPTRRIAVPNRGSASIPKPAPQPYSFTPSLSTINFEEFSPMVFPSGQIPSQTSALAPAPTPVLTQTQVLAPAPAPAPGMASTLAQALAPGLAQAVTPPAPRTNQTGEGTLTEALLQLQFDTDEDLGALLGNNTDPAVFTDLASVDNSEFQQLLNQGVPMGPHTTEPMLMEYPEAITRLVTGSQRPPDPAPTPLGPPGLTNGLLSGDEDFSSIADVDFSALLSQISS